A region of the Salvia splendens isolate huo1 chromosome 11, SspV2, whole genome shotgun sequence genome:
TCCTTCTGTGAGCAGGTTACTGTCTtcattatttaagtcctagtacactggtgagatttgcccacacaaatatcagtctacagtccgggacaccagtcagaagatccgaggtcgagttctcaagatcttcacgtggagaagacgcaagccatcttcgattcttaagtggaTCAACAAAGGTAAATTGActaactccgtagtaagcatgttttaggaattgtttgtgctaaagcatgtttaaaatttaagttatgagcatgatacatgtgataattacgcgaatagaatttatttaaataatctgctaaatagatcagtattatgtgatccgttagaaacgcacgcttccgctgccaaccccttcatccTCAACTATGGGCAACAACGGGCCACCGATTAAAACCCCCGCGCACTCATGATTGTACTTTGGATCACAATAATAGAACTCACATATCATCTTCCTATCATACTTCAACTTTAACACCATGCTCGATAGGTCTATGAGCGCGAAATGGTTTATGTTGCAGAAGTCAAAGTATGTCAAATACCCACCAACATACTTTTTCTCATCATCGTTGGTATTGAAGAATGAACCGGCATGATGGAAAGCAACTGAAAATTTTCCAGGCGCATCCCCTTTTAAGGAGAACAATAATCGGACCGTTAACAAGCAAACCAAAACAGTCAAGAAAAttcacaacaaaaaataaaattctggCCCCCTGAATCACTAACTAAggattaaaaatcaatttcgggagaaacaaaaatatattcacaaaaaaattaaattccgtaaACCCTAAATCACAAACCGAGGATTATAACTTACTGTATTCATCTTCTGGGACGAAAAAATCAAGATCAGGATCGCGAATATCCCAGGTTTCTTCTTCCACATCTATGACCACCGGTGCATGTCTCGGTGGTGGTCGCCAGTGTGGTGGCGATGGCGGGGGTGTGGGTTCCCTGTTACGGCGAGACGATTTCTGTGATGACGAATCGCCTGACGATCCGGCACGCTTCCATTTAGGTGccattcatgcaagatagttTTTTCACAGAGGGGGCAGAGAGAGGGATTGAAGAGTCAGCACAATGTTTTGCAATTTTTAGGCGGGGTGGGAGAAATAACtccttttatataaaaaatttaggCGGGGTGGGAGTGAAGACCGAAACTAAGGCttgtgaaatttttgaaactTATTTCATAAATCACACTCGGAGTCCTGAGTGCGTGGCGTGTGCGTGTGGTCGATCTGGTTACGAACTGCCACTCACGCGCCATCATGACATGACGGCTGACACACGCCGGTCAAATCACGCCAGTGTAGCAGGCCGCCACTGCAGAATATCATGTGGTATGACcataatgcccttttagggctgaaGGGTCTTTTTGTCCGAAAAAAcctgatatgtgattatgttaaacgccagagacttgtggcgatatttttaaacgtCAGGGGCGTAgagtgaaacaaatggaaaGGTCAGGGATGGTTTATATAGTTCACTCTTAAATATATTCCGGTTCATCTCTCCCTCGAATAGTAAAAATAACTTCCTTACCTCTCAAGATAGTTGAgttgtattttctttttaggttGTTCTAAGGTAGttgattcattttcttttttgacaaaatgTAAGTCTAGGTATCACTTGAACTAtaacttttaataaaatatgctcCATATAAATCTACTTATTTCATAAACAAATAACTGAAGTAAAAGCAAAATTATACTCTTTCCattataagtgagtcatttcccttaACATAAaatcttttctcttactttactttccaAATACTTTCTTTTCACTTTTCCCTCTCGTatacttttcctttttcaactttaactctttaaatatcaatttctttAAATCTCGTGCTCAAAAAAAGTGACTCGCTTATGGTGAGATGTAGGGAGTAATGTTTATAACAGATTGTGCGCTTCGAGAGAAGACATAGTTTTACCTCTGTGATAACTTAATAGCTCTTAAGATCCTTGTTGGCATAGTTggtaattattatataatagtTGTTATCGAACCCATAGGAATTTTTTTATTCGACTCTTGGTtttccatattttattatttattttgcttgattacttattattatttgctttgcttttggttttatttgtttttgcaaTTTTGATTTAGTAATAACCCAATTTTTCCGATAGTCTAGATAGTGaatgaaaatattttgaaatacttGAGTAGCTAATTAatctatgtgaatatgataCTTTTGTTGTTGGTTGATACTATCATACACAAgtggaatattttattattaaaataaaagtgagtCAAAAGTTTTTGAGATGATGAACATGGATTTTGAATGTATTTTAGGCTTAGATTTGGCTCGATTAGAATATCAATACTGCATTATGTtcattatttcatatattttacACTTAGATATATTGACATGTTTGTTGAAAAATAGTTCCCTCCatctcacaaaaatatgtacaatccatatttgaaaatttatatcaatttaaaaatgtaggtctcactatccactaacactactttaactaccattctcctcatttttcttactttaccaattttgtcttaattctcgtgctatacccattgcccatatttttatgagacgaacGGAATACAAAAAAATTACTTAAAATAAGGTACAAAATGTCAAAACTGAAAGTCCGGTCCATCAATATTAAAGTCCAATCAGTTCTTAATGCATATCACtctcttcatcattgaaagaGCTTCGTGTAGGTATCtcgcacgcctcaatcggagtttCGTAGAGAATATTTTGGACTATTACACAAACATTGAGCAGAGTAATCAAAAGCTAACGAAAACTGGGAGAAATTCAAGGTAGGAAATAAACTATTGGCTTATGAAGCCAAATCTATTGTATTCCTTGTAGGATACAATTCCTACCATACCTAAACCTTTTTTCAAACCTATATATtccccataacctaattcatactTCCTATGTCCtacaagagtatgcactttttgttaagcacgagttttaatgcataattggtaaagaaagagaaatgcagaaataaaaaataattaaagtactaCTAGTGATAGTGGATAATGAGTCTCTCCTCACTATAGAaaaaagagtttctaaaattagaaagtgcatactaTTGTGTGATGAACctaaaaggaaagagtgcatacttttataggacggaaggagtaatattCATCCCAAAGTCTTCAATCCTTATCTATCTCTATACATAAATTCTTTATTCTTCCATCTTATATTTCACACATAAATTCTTCCATCTTTCGTTGGAGTGGAGTTCTGCAGAtctaggcaagagaagactgaagactACAATTCAACCTTAGGTTTTGTGTGTTTTGCTTCTAAGtctagtattttaatttattgtttttactacttgtctatgagtagctaaacatcttTTGTGAAGTTTTTGGTGAAGACTGGGTAGGTGCACTCGAGAGATAGCTTATTCTATTTTAGCGACATTCTTAATAATCCTAGAGACACATAGAGGTCAAGGTTATGTGCATTTAATCATTACTAAGTCGTtgtagttggatcctaaaactctatACTTTCTTTACTTGCTTTGTATTACTTGTTTTTATGCTTTctgttatttgtttatttatttctgtCTAGTTTACTATATCAATACAAAAACCCTGTTTCTTTAAACAGTATATGATGCTTATTATatgatagtcagttgcaatcttattctcTATGTTCAATATCTTGGTACTGGCCTTTAACTATACTAGGTCTGCCTTGTATAAGTATGCAAGTATTTTTAGTATTAATAAATAGTACATCGAAAACCAATATACAAAAGTGAggtccacattccactaactcatatTCTcaattttcttcacaaagtcaagtaatttcttaaaacctgtatAGAGTCGAAATGAGATTACAAATGacggacaaatggagtatataacATTGCACTATTTTTTTCcactcattttcttttatactacctccgtccaccaaaaatatatataattgtgCATGAAAAGGGTTTTAATGTGCagttgataaagtaagagagatgtgaaAGAAGTAAGATAAAGTAGTATTAGTAAATTGTGAAAtctatattattagtagtatttaattatttaaaactctttaaatttagaaattagtctaattttgtTGGTATGTCTAAAATTGTAAAACCAATCTATTTCTGTGGAGGCAAATAGAATTTTTTAAGATTTGTGGCAAACATATATGAGATTTATAATGCTGGAGGAAGGAATaccatttttataaaaaaattcaactaaATAAGGATTATGTGATGGATAGGAATGGGATTATATTTCCCACGTGTTATTAGCGATGGTGACCTCAAAATCAACTAAAACCTCAGGCTTCCCCATTGCAATAGTATTAATAATTCGACCAAACCAGCTAATTCTCAACCTCTCACTGAAAATTGCTGCTTCGAACAACAAGCAATTGAATCTAATTCCTCTTGGCATTCAGTTCACGCCATTTTTGCTCTCATTTGGGCGTTTTCAATTTCCATTTTCCACTGAGAATCAAAGTGTGATTTCGTTGAGGCTAATAGTCGAGCATTTTGATGGCGTCGATAAAATCCTTCCCCACGGGATTGGAGAGTTCCATCCTCGCGAATCGTCATCGGCCATTGATTTCTGTACCAAACTACAGGCCGAAGAAAGTTGGGGGAATTGCGGATTGTAATTCACCTGGAATTTCTAGCAATTCGGCGGTGGATCTTCTCAGCAGAGTGTCACTATGCAATGGACGGCGGAGTTGGGCCAGACACGGTGTTGTAAAGGCTGCTGGAGGCGAGGCGGAGGATGAGGCGGAGGACAGTTTGCAGGCCACGATTGAGAAGAGCAAAAAGGTTCTCGCTATACAAAAAGACCTTTTACAACAGGTTTTTTTTATtcatcctttttcttcttcaaattttttatgtacatttattCTATTTCCACACGTGTCTGCGCTTTGTTTCTggttttcatttttcatgtaaTATGTCTTTACTGTATACTTAAATAACTCATCATATTCTGCTGGAATCTTTTTTGCTTTTGTTGTGAGGTTCGTTGTTTTAGAATCATCTATTCACCCCGTCCCTTTCTAGTAGAGGCATATCTTTTAGAAGAAAAACTGAGTTAAAGTAAGTTAagtaaatagagaataaagttagGAAACAAAAAAGTAGTATAAAgaatagagagtaaagtaaaagataataaaattgttgttttttttcaaaaagagaaatgacagCTACAGGggaacaacccaaaaaggaattcGACTCAACTACGGACTACGGAGGAACAGAGAGAGTAGTTGTCATTTGAAGAAATACTTGATCTTGATTTGTTGATACTCTAATGCTTTGGATTCATTGAAAGTGAAATGATGTTTCTTCGTCTTGATCATTATTGATGAACAAGGGGTCTTATATATCCTTTCATCTGTACATTACTTGATCTGCTTCATCACATCACATGAACATGGGAATTTTTGTGTTTTGCTTTATTACTGTTCTAGTTTAGTCTAATAAAAAGTTGTGCGTCTATATCATTCCGCTTTTCAGATTGCTGAAAGGAAGAAATTGGTTTCATCAATTAAAAATACCTTGATCGACCCAGAAGATGGCGAACAGCCTTATAAGGAGAGTAAGGTCGCTATTTCCAGAGATGAAGCTTTTGCTGAAAGTGAAGGTAATTATGATAATCAGGACTATAAGCTCCCATTCCTATGAATATGCACTCTCCATTCCCGGTAAATATGCTTCATCTCTACTAAAAATGTTGTTGCAGAACTTGGAAACGATCTTCCCGGTAATGGAAATGGCAGTCACCTTAAACAATTCAAATCCTCTAGTTCCTATCTTGATCCTGCTACAAAGTCTGAAGGTAATTACGTGAGTCAGGGCCCAAATATGAGGTGAATGAATGACCATTTTTATATCATTTGAAATGTTGGTTACATATGCAACAGAAAATGGAAAAGACCTTCCTGTTAATCGAGTTCAATTCGATGCTAGTCCCACAAAGCAGCCAAAAGCTGATAGTTCTTGGGATATTCAATCCAAGGAAGTGCCAAAAATGCCATGGCAATACTCTGCACTGTCTATACCACAGCCTTCGTCAAGTAATAGTTTTTACAATGATTCAAAATATAGTGCTGAGGTGATAGCGTCTAATACAAGTACCTTTACTGAAGAAGATTCAGATGGAAAGTCCAAGGATACTACAATAAAGACATCGATCAtacttgaaaaatcatcaagaAAGGAAGAGGAGCAACATGAAGATGCAAGAGAATCAAACCCCGAGAATGGAAATGTTAAAGCTGAAGATCCCACGAACCAAGATGTTAACCCCCCTCCACTGGCCGGGGCCAATGTAATGAATGTGATCATTGTTGCTGCAGAATGTGCACCTTGGGTCAAGACTGGTAATCATTATCTGAGTTGTTTGAAATATTTTGATGGGGTATACTTTCCTTAAGAGTAGAGATATTATTGCTCATGAAAATTTTGACTTAGGAAGAATCAAATAACGTAACAAGGCCTAAAGGGACATATGCCCCAAGCTTCCTATGTTCTATAGATAACATACACCATATCATAGATTTTTGTCATCCAATATGCACTGCAATGAATTCTCAAATAAAACATATAGATATATATTAAACCGTCATTCTTCACAAGAGATTTTCACATACATGAATATTTATATGATGTGTTCTCTGTTTTCTCAATGTCACtttatactaatttataaatattgttCCTTAGGTGGGCTTGGAGATGTTGCTGGATCTTTACCTAAGGCTTTGGCTAGGCGTGGGCACAGAGTCATGGTAACTCTTCACTAAGAAAGCCATGTAGTAATTAAACCTAATCCAGTCTATAATTAAGGCTTTTAGTAAACAAAAGTTTGTATATATTGAGCAATTTATCATTCCAGATTGCTATCTATGCACCTGATTATCTCTCTTATATCTgagttattttgtcatttgcAAACTACCGTTGGCAAGTTGTATATGGTCAAGAttgtggtgtgtgtgtgtgcgcgtgtGTATGTGACTGACGAAGGAGCGAGAGAGATATAGAGGTTAAGTTAACTATAGTCCTTACTTTATTAAATGTGGAACAACATTATTCTACATGGAAGAGAGTTTGAAACTGATTTCTGCCTTTTTACCCTGGCTCACGGGTCACTGACAGGTTGTTGTACCTCGCTATGGTGATTATGCTGAAGCTCATGATTCGGGTGTTAGGAAGAGATATAAAGTGGATGATCAAGTAAGTTATGAATATTCAATTTAAATCTTTTTTATATAGTCGTATGACATCATGATGTTTTGTAGGATTTTGAAGTTAATTACTTCCACGCCTACATCGATTGTGTCGATTTCGTTTTTATTGATAGCCCTCTCTTTCGGAATATAgagaaaaatatatatggagGAAATCGTACGGTAAGTTTCTCATTAATTTTTAGTTGGATTCTGAAAAATAGTGTTCTTTCCTTGATGACAGGGATATCTTGGGCTATATGCATATGACAAAACTAAATATCCATTTTTTGGAAGCTTTAGATTAATGAGTAGTTCCTTACAATTTTGTTATGCCTCTCTGCTAGAAGCATCAGATTCTTATTTCTTGACTATGCGTATATATGTTCTGATAGCGAACATTCTAATGTAATCTCTGTTTTGCTCGTTCTTGCAGGATATTCTAATGCGCATGGTGTTGTTCTGCAAAGCAGCTGTCGAGGTATAACCAATTAAGTGTAGTATAGGCATTGTATGCCGACATTCTCACAGGAAACATTTTATGATAATTCTAGTCCTGTAAATGACCACTTTACACACTTTTGCAAGCACATGATACATCTTGGTTAATCTCCTTTTATCTAATAAAGG
Encoded here:
- the LOC121755981 gene encoding granule-bound starch synthase 2, chloroplastic/amyloplastic-like isoform X5, with the protein product MASIKSFPTGLESSILANRHRPLISVPNYRPKKVGGIADCNSPGISSNSAVDLLSRVSLCNGRRSWARHGVVKAAGGEAEDEAEDSLQATIEKSKKVLAIQKDLLQQIAERKKLVSSIKNTLIDPEDGEQPYKESKVAISRDEAFAESEELGNDLPGNGNGSHLKQFKSSSSYLDPATKSEENGKDLPVNRVQFDASPTKQPKADSSWDIQSKEVPKMPWQYSALSIPQPSSNGKSKDTTIKTSIILEKSSRKEEEQHEDARESNPENGNVKAEDPTNQDVNPPPLAGANVMNVIIVAAECAPWVKTGGLGDVAGSLPKALARRGHRVMVVVPRYGDYAEAHDSGVRKRYKVDDQDFEVNYFHAYIDCVDFVFIDSPLFRNIEKNIYGGNRTDILMRMVLFCKAAVEVPWHVPCGGVCYGDGNMAFIANDWHTALLPVYLKAYYRDNGLMQYARSVLVIHNIAHQGRGPVNDFNIVDLPPHYLDVFKLYDPIGGEHFNIFAAGLKTADRIVTVSHGYAWELKTSEGGWGLHQIINENDWKLRGIVNGIDTKEWSPEADVHLKSDGYVNYSIDTLQIGKSQCKAALQKELGLPVREDVPVIGFIGRLDNQKGVDLIAEAVPWMMGQDVQLVMLGTGRHDLEELLRKFEREHYDKVRGWVGFSVKTAHRITAGADILLMPSRFEPCGLNQLYAMRYGTIPVVHAVGGLKDTVQPFNPFEESGLGWTFSRAEKDKLIHALGNCFLTYREYKESWEGLQKRGMSRDLSWDNAAQNYEEVLVAAKYQW
- the LOC121755981 gene encoding granule-bound starch synthase 2, chloroplastic/amyloplastic-like isoform X3, with the protein product MASIKSFPTGLESSILANRHRPLISVPNYRPKKVGGIADCNSPGISSNSAVDLLSRVSLCNGRRSWARHGVVKAAGGEAEDEAEDSLQATIEKSKKVLAIQKDLLQQIAERKKLVSSIKNTLIDPEDGEQPYKESKVAISRDEAFAESEELGNDLPGNGNGSHLKQFKSSSSYLDPATKSEENGKDLPVNRVQFDASPTKQPKADSSWDIQSKEVPKMPWQYSALSIPQPSSKDSDGKSKDTTIKTSIILEKSSRKEEEQHEDARESNPENGNVKAEDPTNQDVNPPPLAGANVMNVIIVAAECAPWVKTGGLGDVAGSLPKALARRGHRVMVVVPRYGDYAEAHDSGVRKRYKVDDQDFEVNYFHAYIDCVDFVFIDSPLFRNIEKNIYGGNRTDILMRMVLFCKAAVEVPWHVPCGGVCYGDGNMAFIANDWHTALLPVYLKAYYRDNGLMQYARSVLVIHNIAHQGRGPVNDFNIVDLPPHYLDVFKLYDPIGGEHFNIFAAGLKTADRIVTVSHGYAWELKTSEGGWGLHQIINENDWKLRGIVNGIDTKEWSPEADVHLKSDGYVNYSIDTLQIGKSQCKAALQKELGLPVREDVPVIGFIGRLDNQKGVDLIAEAVPWMMGQDVQLVMLGTGRHDLEELLRKFEREHYDKVRGWVGFSVKTAHRITAGADILLMPSRFEPCGLNQLYAMRYGTIPVVHAVGGLKDTVQPFNPFEESGLGWTFSRAEKDKLIHALGNCFLTYREYKESWEGLQKRGMSRDLSWDNAAQNYEEVLVAAKYQW
- the LOC121755981 gene encoding granule-bound starch synthase 2, chloroplastic/amyloplastic-like isoform X4, producing the protein MASIKSFPTGLESSILANRHRPLISVPNYRPKKVGGIADCNSPGISSNSAVDLLSRVSLCNGRRSWARHGVVKAAGGEAEDEAEDSLQATIEKSKKVLAIQKDLLQQIAERKKLVSSIKNTLIDPEDGEQPYKESKVAISRDEAFAESEELGNDLPGNGNGSHLKQFKSSSSYLDPATKSEENGKDLPVNRVQFDASPTKQPKADSSWDIQSKEVPKMPWQYSALSIPQPSSNSDGKSKDTTIKTSIILEKSSRKEEEQHEDARESNPENGNVKAEDPTNQDVNPPPLAGANVMNVIIVAAECAPWVKTGGLGDVAGSLPKALARRGHRVMVVVPRYGDYAEAHDSGVRKRYKVDDQDFEVNYFHAYIDCVDFVFIDSPLFRNIEKNIYGGNRTDILMRMVLFCKAAVEVPWHVPCGGVCYGDGNMAFIANDWHTALLPVYLKAYYRDNGLMQYARSVLVIHNIAHQGRGPVNDFNIVDLPPHYLDVFKLYDPIGGEHFNIFAAGLKTADRIVTVSHGYAWELKTSEGGWGLHQIINENDWKLRGIVNGIDTKEWSPEADVHLKSDGYVNYSIDTLQIGKSQCKAALQKELGLPVREDVPVIGFIGRLDNQKGVDLIAEAVPWMMGQDVQLVMLGTGRHDLEELLRKFEREHYDKVRGWVGFSVKTAHRITAGADILLMPSRFEPCGLNQLYAMRYGTIPVVHAVGGLKDTVQPFNPFEESGLGWTFSRAEKDKLIHALGNCFLTYREYKESWEGLQKRGMSRDLSWDNAAQNYEEVLVAAKYQW
- the LOC121755981 gene encoding granule-bound starch synthase 2, chloroplastic/amyloplastic-like isoform X2, whose protein sequence is MASIKSFPTGLESSILANRHRPLISVPNYRPKKVGGIADCNSPGISSNSAVDLLSRVSLCNGRRSWARHGVVKAAGGEAEDEAEDSLQATIEKSKKIAERKKLVSSIKNTLIDPEDGEQPYKESKVAISRDEAFAESEELGNDLPGNGNGSHLKQFKSSSSYLDPATKSEENGKDLPVNRVQFDASPTKQPKADSSWDIQSKEVPKMPWQYSALSIPQPSSSNSFYNDSKYSAEVIASNTSTFTEEDSDGKSKDTTIKTSIILEKSSRKEEEQHEDARESNPENGNVKAEDPTNQDVNPPPLAGANVMNVIIVAAECAPWVKTGGLGDVAGSLPKALARRGHRVMVVVPRYGDYAEAHDSGVRKRYKVDDQDFEVNYFHAYIDCVDFVFIDSPLFRNIEKNIYGGNRTDILMRMVLFCKAAVEVPWHVPCGGVCYGDGNMAFIANDWHTALLPVYLKAYYRDNGLMQYARSVLVIHNIAHQGRGPVNDFNIVDLPPHYLDVFKLYDPIGGEHFNIFAAGLKTADRIVTVSHGYAWELKTSEGGWGLHQIINENDWKLRGIVNGIDTKEWSPEADVHLKSDGYVNYSIDTLQIGKSQCKAALQKELGLPVREDVPVIGFIGRLDNQKGVDLIAEAVPWMMGQDVQLVMLGTGRHDLEELLRKFEREHYDKVRGWVGFSVKTAHRITAGADILLMPSRFEPCGLNQLYAMRYGTIPVVHAVGGLKDTVQPFNPFEESGLGWTFSRAEKDKLIHALGNCFLTYREYKESWEGLQKRGMSRDLSWDNAAQNYEEVLVAAKYQW
- the LOC121755981 gene encoding granule-bound starch synthase 2, chloroplastic/amyloplastic-like isoform X1 → MASIKSFPTGLESSILANRHRPLISVPNYRPKKVGGIADCNSPGISSNSAVDLLSRVSLCNGRRSWARHGVVKAAGGEAEDEAEDSLQATIEKSKKVLAIQKDLLQQIAERKKLVSSIKNTLIDPEDGEQPYKESKVAISRDEAFAESEELGNDLPGNGNGSHLKQFKSSSSYLDPATKSEENGKDLPVNRVQFDASPTKQPKADSSWDIQSKEVPKMPWQYSALSIPQPSSSNSFYNDSKYSAEVIASNTSTFTEEDSDGKSKDTTIKTSIILEKSSRKEEEQHEDARESNPENGNVKAEDPTNQDVNPPPLAGANVMNVIIVAAECAPWVKTGGLGDVAGSLPKALARRGHRVMVVVPRYGDYAEAHDSGVRKRYKVDDQDFEVNYFHAYIDCVDFVFIDSPLFRNIEKNIYGGNRTDILMRMVLFCKAAVEVPWHVPCGGVCYGDGNMAFIANDWHTALLPVYLKAYYRDNGLMQYARSVLVIHNIAHQGRGPVNDFNIVDLPPHYLDVFKLYDPIGGEHFNIFAAGLKTADRIVTVSHGYAWELKTSEGGWGLHQIINENDWKLRGIVNGIDTKEWSPEADVHLKSDGYVNYSIDTLQIGKSQCKAALQKELGLPVREDVPVIGFIGRLDNQKGVDLIAEAVPWMMGQDVQLVMLGTGRHDLEELLRKFEREHYDKVRGWVGFSVKTAHRITAGADILLMPSRFEPCGLNQLYAMRYGTIPVVHAVGGLKDTVQPFNPFEESGLGWTFSRAEKDKLIHALGNCFLTYREYKESWEGLQKRGMSRDLSWDNAAQNYEEVLVAAKYQW